One part of the Andrena cerasifolii isolate SP2316 chromosome 4, iyAndCera1_principal, whole genome shotgun sequence genome encodes these proteins:
- the LOC143368250 gene encoding uncharacterized protein LOC143368250 isoform X3, producing the protein MGNNGSSSRDQQQAASMCSNGLLMSETSRGWSQSFPRELARHRSQPTAARKVLPEPPNQRLRATDNGCIIHNGGTISGRRPSTFASPRDLDKQHDGVAPFRGRSITMSNVAESRPRRTAERHCCRYQVDSGRTEATSPPSDLKRFGSEPDLRYSPDAGSSIQDRSSLGKPSDREDERSTSYRRTDREAKDRAESRYKARKKYKAPAPPRLLDSDNHLSSVEPRFRVEREVQPPPRKSRLFKTRAETKKAQVSWQLSGCNRSFDCDRERIPNDPMDVEQQGERVSDRRCRTRNHFDKDTTSNEWQERDPVRRPNQHRQHTRLLDGKNTLQRSLSSPEFQAELIQVARKVRDKLDCTRRTIGESTADFRSLDHRGDGSDARARDCSFEKGSERVEGSPVIASAVDSFTEQRDAIGCVSPNARNRSGHWKTRGPPMVADEAKTGIGEQSKISRDAKASSVDRDGTRQPQPLRERLEAVQVRARLERKDADRRRRVDEPGKYGKYGKHVEAVPKEIARNVANAEAPNARLAKDARENRGWTSETTPTDALDKLERQTRDKENSDPRWWNDDKRVVAEEWKSEPIFRDTTAAEANALGQHRREDGPPFVSLAQTAPKTFYFGMNEILLTETRNDEDLRLRKEEMRITSTLRNGEDGRSSADTADDADENGRNVIEDISLKLRPTLPKKQLEIPRFSPSAAWRLLSALEAPGPSLSTASEEMPVMLEERIERMSRPPPPLLALGPRSLHDKSGDSGISGDAGAANEDTLDVSTINRMKTPATRPTWTPQQDLGEESSSDAGVDSPPPLPASLKYPPRAHVFSLSLPREDARTYLCSSETKAREGSAFNSLKKLKRSVSGAFGIGVHDVQRKRTHDVLDDNWLLSTSAPTSLQHNQIVETTRVSACVWKPFAGRERVIRREDEGNADGNSNDDNRSNDCNGNKDNGLRDDDDDDDVDDDDDDDDDYDDDDDDDDDGQDIAEDEREEEDTDGDAEVEDDGSEEKTSTGKVNDFPAILKPPSFSYLAPGGHVMYLPESNEAEHRVQSLNGRKVGLIGENHSKETGTIAGTDFSRFSDEAISMKRRSDDSRPCISVKNSRGAGELSRFRESCKNPPRDNVPASKETLLDAKETKPRLKNSSKSRRFTFQSTVRQIERRRLAEKLSREAEAKERQRKGELEAMRKVEEEFQRKRAKEKASIRQQLRLFKEMEENFNLPPAPVQWDGSQLSRADPDGAPSSTTSSPTWLPAGQLPANPGKGPASNEGSRTKKGAVGSRSGVGSASASPSASASHSASASASASTLDPKQRRGERKAYRPKYYDWAPDSSLHLEYKQTTVHPKIVCDIPKSSPVFVHVNPVHPAKPAISNTTPRSDNYRKDFAHGTVIARSSFASSDSELSQPNTRPHSRRTGIKSKPHRSRSASPERREDAAISDQEILLGPAKSATNPAHDFLLSGVQPFTKEKTYRPISFNPQPPPLIPS; encoded by the exons ATGGGCAACAATGGGAGCAGCTCTCGGGATCAGCAACAGGCGGCGTCCATGTGTTCGAACGGGTTGCTGATGTCGGAAACGAGTCGCGGGTGGTCGCAGTCGTTTCCGCGGGAGCTGGCGAGGCATCGCTCCCAGCCGACTGCGGCGCGGAAGGTTCTGCCCGAGCCACCGAATCAGAGACTACGCGCCACGGACAACGGCTGCATAATCCACAACGGCGGGACCATAAGCGGCCGCAGACCGTCCACGTTTGCGTCCCCGCGTGACCTAGACAAG CAGCACGACGGGGTTGCCCCGTTCCGAGGTAGGAGCATCACCATGTCGAACGTTGCCGAGTCTCGGCCGAGGAGGACCGCTGAGCGCCATTGCTGCCGTTACCAAGTGGACTCCGGTCGAACGGAGGCCACCAGCCCGCCTTCGGATCTCAAGAGATTCGGCAGCGAGCCGGATCTCCGCTACTCGCCAGACGCTGGCTCGTCGATCCAGGATCGCTCGAGTCTCGGCAAACCGAGCGACAGGGAAGACGAACGGTCGACGAGCTACCGCCGCACGGACAGGGAGGCCAAGGACCGCGCCGAAAGCAGATACAAAGCTAGAAAGAAGTACAAAGCTCCGGCTCCGCCGAGGCTGCTCGACTCCGACAATCACTTGTCCTCCGTGGAGCCCCGTTTTCGAGTCGAACGAGAGGTCCAACCGCCTCCGAGAAAGTCACGTCTCTTTAAAACTCGAGCGGAGACGAAGAAGGCGCAGGTCAGCTGGCAGCTGTCCGGCTGCAATCGTTCGTTTGATTGCGATCGAGAACGGATACCGAACGACCCAATGGATGTCGAGCAGCAAGGCGAGCGCGTGTCGGATCGTCGGTGCAGGACGCGCAATCATTTCGACAAGGATACCACCTCGAACGAGTGGCAGGAACGCGATCCAGTTCGGCGCCCGAACCAGCATCGGCAACACACGAGGCTGCTCGACGGCAAAAACACGCTCCAGAGGAGCCTCAGCAGTCCCGAGTTTCAGGCCGAGCTTATCCAAGTAGCGAGGAAAGTTCGCGACAAGCTCGACTGCACGAGGAGGACGATCGGCGAATCGACAGCGGATTTTCGGTCGTTGGACCATCGAGGCGATGGTTCCGATGCGCGCGCCCGAGACTGCTCGTTCGAGAAGGGTAGCGAGCGGGTGGAGGGAAGCCCGGTGATCGCCAGCGCGGTTGACTCGTTTACGGAGCAACGGGATGCCATAGGATGTGTTTCGCCGAACGCGCGGAATCGGAGCGGGCATTGGAAGACGAGGGGACCGCCGATGGTCGCGGACGAGGCTAAAACTGGGATTGGGGAGCAGTCGAAGATTTCCAGGGATGCCAAAGCGTCGAGCGTCGATCGAGACGGAACCAGGCAACCGCAACCGTTGCGGGAGAGACTCGAAGCCGTCCAAGTACGCGCCAGGCTCGAGCGTAAAGACGCGGATCGTCGTCGGCGAGTGGATGAGCCCGGGAAATACGGCAAATACGGAAAACACGTTGAAGCTGTGCCCAAAGAAATCGCTCGAAACGTGGCGAACGCTGAAGCTCCGAATGCGCGTCTCGCGAAAGACGCGCGCGAGAACCGAGGTTGGACTAGCGAAACGACGCCGACCGACGCGCTCGACAAGCTCGAACGGCAAACTCGTGACAAGGAAAATTCAGACCCGAGATGGTGGAACGATGATAAACGCGTGGTCGCCGAAGAGTGGAAATCCGAGCCGATATTCAGGGATACCACTGCCGCGGAGGCAAACGCATTGGGCCAGCATCGCCGGGAAGACGGCCCGCc ATTCGTCTCGCTGGCGCAAACGGCTCCAAAGACCTTCTATTTCGGCATGAATGAGATCTTGCTAACCGAGACGCGAAACGACGAGGATCTACGCCTGCGGAAAGAGGAAATGCGGATCACGTCGACCTTGCGAAATGGAGAAGACGGTAGATCTTCCGCGGATACGGCCGATGATGCGGACGAAAAC GGACGGAACGTCATAGAAGACATCTCGTTGAAGCTGCGACCAACCTTACCGAAGAAGCAACTAGAAATCCCACGATTCTCGCCGTCGGCGGCATGGAGATTGCTTTCGGCTCTGGAAGCCCCGGGACCGAGCCTCAGCACCGCCAGCGAGGAGATGCCG GTGATGCTCGAGGAACGAATAGAGCGTATGTCGAGGCCTCCGCCACCTTTGCTCGCCTTGGGACCTCGGAGCTTGCACGACAAGTCCGGCGATTCCGGAATATCCGGTGACGCCGGGGCGGCCAACGAGGACACTTTGGACGTAAGTACGATCAACAGAATGAAAACACCGGCTACAAGGCCGACTTGGACGCCGCAGCAGGACTTGGGCGAGGAATCTAGCAGCGACGCGGGAGTGGATTCGCCGCCGCCTTTACCTGCTTCGTTAAAGTATCCACCTCGAGCGCACGTTTTCTCTCTGTCGTTGCCCAGGGAGGACGCCAGAACCTATCTCTGCAGCTCCGAAACCAAGGCAAGAGAAGGGTCCGCGTTCAATTCGCTTAAAAAGCTGAAGAGATCGGTGTCGGGCGCCTTCGGCATCGGTGTGCACGACGTTCAAAGAAAGCGCACCCACGACGTTCTTGACGACAACTGGTTGTTGTCGACGAGCGCGCCGACCTCGTTGCAACACAATCAAATTGTCGAGACGACGCGAGTCTCGGCGTGCGTTTGGAAGCCGTTTGCTGGTCGCGAGCGCGTTATCCGTCGCGAAGACGAAGGCAACGCCGATGGTAACAGCAACGATGACAATCGCAGTAACGATTGCAACGGCAACAAAGATAACGGTCtccgcgacgacgacgacgacgatgacgtggacgacgacgacgacgacgacgacgactacgacgatgacgatgacgacgacgacgacggtcaAGATATAGCGGAGGACGAACGCGAAGAAGAGGACACGGACGGTGACGCGGAGGTGGAGGACGATGGGTCCGAAGAGAAAACGTCGACGGGTAAAGTAAACGATTTCCCGGCGATCTTGAAACCTCCATCGTTCTCGTACCTGGCGCCAGGCGGGCACGTAATGTATCTACCAGAGTCGAACGAAGCGGAGCATCGAGTGCAAAGTCTGAACGGAAGAAAGGTCGGGTTAATTGGCGAGAATCACTCGAAAGAAACGGGGACGATCGCGGGAACAGATTTCTCCCGTTTCAGCGACGAGGCGATCTCGATGAAACGGCGGTCCGACGATTCCAGACCGTGCATCAGCGTAAAGAATTCCAGAGGAGCCGGCGAGCTTTCGAGGTTCCGCGAATCGTGCAAGAATCCACCTCGCGATAACGTACCGGCCAGCAAGGAGACGCTGCTGGATGCGAAGGAAACGAAGCCGCGGTTGAAGAACAGCTCGAAAAGCAGACGATTCACCTTTCAATCGACGGTGAGGCAAATCGAGAGGCGCAGGTTGGCCGAGAAGCTATCGAGGGAGGCAGAGGCGAAGGAACGTCAGAGGAAAGGGGAGCTGGAAGCGATGCGGAAAGTCGAGGAGGAGTTTCAGCGTAAACGGGCCAAGGAGAAGGCGAGCATCAGGCAGCAGTTGCGCCTGTTCAAGGAGATGGAAGAAAATTTCAA CCTGCCGCCCGCGCCCGTCCAATGGGATGGTTCGCAGCTCTCTCGTGCCGATCCGGACGGTGCGCCTTCTTCCACCACCTCCTCTCCGACTTGGTTGCCAGCCGGTCAGCTACCGGCCAACCCCGGCAAGGGCCCCGCGAGCAACGAGGGGTCGCGAACGAAAAAAGGCGCCGTTGGCTCGCGCTCGGGCGTGGGTTCCGCTTCCGCTTCCCCCTCCGCTTCCGCTTCTCATTccgcttcggcttcggcttctgCTTCCACCTTGGACCCGAAACAACGTCGCGGCGAGCGAAAAGCCTACCGACCGAAATATTACGACTGGGCACCGGACAGCTCCTTGCATCTAGAATACAAACAAACCACTGTCCACCCAAAGATCGTTTGCGATATACCTAAGAGCTCGCCCGTTTTCGTCCACGTGAATCCAGTTCATCCTGCCAAGCCGGCAATCTCCAACACAACTCCCAGATCCGACAACTATAG GAAAGATTTCGCGCACGGTACGGTGATAGCTAGGTCCTCATTTGCGAGCAGCGACAGCGAACTCTCGCAGCCGAACACGAGACCGCATTCCAGGCGAACCGGAATCAAAAGCAAACCGCATCGATCTAG GTCCGCTAGTCCGGAACGAAGGGAGGATGCGGCTATCTCGGACCAGGAGATTCTGCTGGGTCCAGCGAAATCGGCCACGAATCCTGCGCACGATTTTTTACTAAGCGGAGTGCAACCCTTTACGAAAGAGAAGACGTACCGACCGATTTCCTTCAACCCTCAGCCGCCTCCGCTCATTCCGAGTTGA
- the LOC143368250 gene encoding uncharacterized protein LOC143368250 isoform X1: protein MGNNGSSSRDQQQAASMCSNGLLMSETSRGWSQSFPRELARHRSQPTAARKVLPEPPNQRLRATDNGCIIHNGGTISGRRPSTFASPRDLDKQHDGVAPFRGRSITMSNVAESRPRRTAERHCCRYQVDSGRTEATSPPSDLKRFGSEPDLRYSPDAGSSIQDRSSLGKPSDREDERSTSYRRTDREAKDRAESRYKARKKYKAPAPPRLLDSDNHLSSVEPRFRVEREVQPPPRKSRLFKTRAETKKAQVSWQLSGCNRSFDCDRERIPNDPMDVEQQGERVSDRRCRTRNHFDKDTTSNEWQERDPVRRPNQHRQHTRLLDGKNTLQRSLSSPEFQAELIQVARKVRDKLDCTRRTIGESTADFRSLDHRGDGSDARARDCSFEKGSERVEGSPVIASAVDSFTEQRDAIGCVSPNARNRSGHWKTRGPPMVADEAKTGIGEQSKISRDAKASSVDRDGTRQPQPLRERLEAVQVRARLERKDADRRRRVDEPGKYGKYGKHVEAVPKEIARNVANAEAPNARLAKDARENRGWTSETTPTDALDKLERQTRDKENSDPRWWNDDKRVVAEEWKSEPIFRDTTAAEANALGQHRREDGPPFVSLAQTAPKTFYFGMNEILLTETRNDEDLRLRKEEMRITSTLRNGEDGRSSADTADDADENGRNVIEDISLKLRPTLPKKQLEIPRFSPSAAWRLLSALEAPGPSLSTASEEMPVMLEERIERMSRPPPPLLALGPRSLHDKSGDSGISGDAGAANEDTLDVSTINRMKTPATRPTWTPQQDLGEESSSDAGVDSPPPLPASLKYPPRAHVFSLSLPREDARTYLCSSETKAREGSAFNSLKKLKRSVSGAFGIGVHDVQRKRTHDVLDDNWLLSTSAPTSLQHNQIVETTRVSACVWKPFAGRERVIRREDEGNADGNSNDDNRSNDCNGNKDNGLRDDDDDDDVDDDDDDDDDYDDDDDDDDDGQDIAEDEREEEDTDGDAEVEDDGSEEKTSTGKVNDFPAILKPPSFSYLAPGGHVMYLPESNEAEHRVQSLNGRKVGLIGENHSKETGTIAGTDFSRFSDEAISMKRRSDDSRPCISVKNSRGAGELSRFRESCKNPPRDNVPASKETLLDAKETKPRLKNSSKSRRFTFQSTVRQIERRRLAEKLSREAEAKERQRKGELEAMRKVEEEFQRKRAKEKASIRQQLRLFKEMEENFNSLPPAPVQWDGSQLSRADPDGAPSSTTSSPTWLPAGQLPANPGKGPASNEGSRTKKGAVGSRSGVGSASASPSASASHSASASASASTLDPKQRRGERKAYRPKYYDWAPDSSLHLEYKQTTVHPKIVCDIPKSSPVFVHVNPVHPAKPAISNTTPRSDNYRKDFAHGTVIARSSFASSDSELSQPNTRPHSRRTGIKSKPHRSRSASPERREDAAISDQEILLGPAKSATNPAHDFLLSGVQPFTKEKTYRPISFNPQPPPLIPS, encoded by the exons ATGGGCAACAATGGGAGCAGCTCTCGGGATCAGCAACAGGCGGCGTCCATGTGTTCGAACGGGTTGCTGATGTCGGAAACGAGTCGCGGGTGGTCGCAGTCGTTTCCGCGGGAGCTGGCGAGGCATCGCTCCCAGCCGACTGCGGCGCGGAAGGTTCTGCCCGAGCCACCGAATCAGAGACTACGCGCCACGGACAACGGCTGCATAATCCACAACGGCGGGACCATAAGCGGCCGCAGACCGTCCACGTTTGCGTCCCCGCGTGACCTAGACAAG CAGCACGACGGGGTTGCCCCGTTCCGAGGTAGGAGCATCACCATGTCGAACGTTGCCGAGTCTCGGCCGAGGAGGACCGCTGAGCGCCATTGCTGCCGTTACCAAGTGGACTCCGGTCGAACGGAGGCCACCAGCCCGCCTTCGGATCTCAAGAGATTCGGCAGCGAGCCGGATCTCCGCTACTCGCCAGACGCTGGCTCGTCGATCCAGGATCGCTCGAGTCTCGGCAAACCGAGCGACAGGGAAGACGAACGGTCGACGAGCTACCGCCGCACGGACAGGGAGGCCAAGGACCGCGCCGAAAGCAGATACAAAGCTAGAAAGAAGTACAAAGCTCCGGCTCCGCCGAGGCTGCTCGACTCCGACAATCACTTGTCCTCCGTGGAGCCCCGTTTTCGAGTCGAACGAGAGGTCCAACCGCCTCCGAGAAAGTCACGTCTCTTTAAAACTCGAGCGGAGACGAAGAAGGCGCAGGTCAGCTGGCAGCTGTCCGGCTGCAATCGTTCGTTTGATTGCGATCGAGAACGGATACCGAACGACCCAATGGATGTCGAGCAGCAAGGCGAGCGCGTGTCGGATCGTCGGTGCAGGACGCGCAATCATTTCGACAAGGATACCACCTCGAACGAGTGGCAGGAACGCGATCCAGTTCGGCGCCCGAACCAGCATCGGCAACACACGAGGCTGCTCGACGGCAAAAACACGCTCCAGAGGAGCCTCAGCAGTCCCGAGTTTCAGGCCGAGCTTATCCAAGTAGCGAGGAAAGTTCGCGACAAGCTCGACTGCACGAGGAGGACGATCGGCGAATCGACAGCGGATTTTCGGTCGTTGGACCATCGAGGCGATGGTTCCGATGCGCGCGCCCGAGACTGCTCGTTCGAGAAGGGTAGCGAGCGGGTGGAGGGAAGCCCGGTGATCGCCAGCGCGGTTGACTCGTTTACGGAGCAACGGGATGCCATAGGATGTGTTTCGCCGAACGCGCGGAATCGGAGCGGGCATTGGAAGACGAGGGGACCGCCGATGGTCGCGGACGAGGCTAAAACTGGGATTGGGGAGCAGTCGAAGATTTCCAGGGATGCCAAAGCGTCGAGCGTCGATCGAGACGGAACCAGGCAACCGCAACCGTTGCGGGAGAGACTCGAAGCCGTCCAAGTACGCGCCAGGCTCGAGCGTAAAGACGCGGATCGTCGTCGGCGAGTGGATGAGCCCGGGAAATACGGCAAATACGGAAAACACGTTGAAGCTGTGCCCAAAGAAATCGCTCGAAACGTGGCGAACGCTGAAGCTCCGAATGCGCGTCTCGCGAAAGACGCGCGCGAGAACCGAGGTTGGACTAGCGAAACGACGCCGACCGACGCGCTCGACAAGCTCGAACGGCAAACTCGTGACAAGGAAAATTCAGACCCGAGATGGTGGAACGATGATAAACGCGTGGTCGCCGAAGAGTGGAAATCCGAGCCGATATTCAGGGATACCACTGCCGCGGAGGCAAACGCATTGGGCCAGCATCGCCGGGAAGACGGCCCGCc ATTCGTCTCGCTGGCGCAAACGGCTCCAAAGACCTTCTATTTCGGCATGAATGAGATCTTGCTAACCGAGACGCGAAACGACGAGGATCTACGCCTGCGGAAAGAGGAAATGCGGATCACGTCGACCTTGCGAAATGGAGAAGACGGTAGATCTTCCGCGGATACGGCCGATGATGCGGACGAAAAC GGACGGAACGTCATAGAAGACATCTCGTTGAAGCTGCGACCAACCTTACCGAAGAAGCAACTAGAAATCCCACGATTCTCGCCGTCGGCGGCATGGAGATTGCTTTCGGCTCTGGAAGCCCCGGGACCGAGCCTCAGCACCGCCAGCGAGGAGATGCCG GTGATGCTCGAGGAACGAATAGAGCGTATGTCGAGGCCTCCGCCACCTTTGCTCGCCTTGGGACCTCGGAGCTTGCACGACAAGTCCGGCGATTCCGGAATATCCGGTGACGCCGGGGCGGCCAACGAGGACACTTTGGACGTAAGTACGATCAACAGAATGAAAACACCGGCTACAAGGCCGACTTGGACGCCGCAGCAGGACTTGGGCGAGGAATCTAGCAGCGACGCGGGAGTGGATTCGCCGCCGCCTTTACCTGCTTCGTTAAAGTATCCACCTCGAGCGCACGTTTTCTCTCTGTCGTTGCCCAGGGAGGACGCCAGAACCTATCTCTGCAGCTCCGAAACCAAGGCAAGAGAAGGGTCCGCGTTCAATTCGCTTAAAAAGCTGAAGAGATCGGTGTCGGGCGCCTTCGGCATCGGTGTGCACGACGTTCAAAGAAAGCGCACCCACGACGTTCTTGACGACAACTGGTTGTTGTCGACGAGCGCGCCGACCTCGTTGCAACACAATCAAATTGTCGAGACGACGCGAGTCTCGGCGTGCGTTTGGAAGCCGTTTGCTGGTCGCGAGCGCGTTATCCGTCGCGAAGACGAAGGCAACGCCGATGGTAACAGCAACGATGACAATCGCAGTAACGATTGCAACGGCAACAAAGATAACGGTCtccgcgacgacgacgacgacgatgacgtggacgacgacgacgacgacgacgacgactacgacgatgacgatgacgacgacgacgacggtcaAGATATAGCGGAGGACGAACGCGAAGAAGAGGACACGGACGGTGACGCGGAGGTGGAGGACGATGGGTCCGAAGAGAAAACGTCGACGGGTAAAGTAAACGATTTCCCGGCGATCTTGAAACCTCCATCGTTCTCGTACCTGGCGCCAGGCGGGCACGTAATGTATCTACCAGAGTCGAACGAAGCGGAGCATCGAGTGCAAAGTCTGAACGGAAGAAAGGTCGGGTTAATTGGCGAGAATCACTCGAAAGAAACGGGGACGATCGCGGGAACAGATTTCTCCCGTTTCAGCGACGAGGCGATCTCGATGAAACGGCGGTCCGACGATTCCAGACCGTGCATCAGCGTAAAGAATTCCAGAGGAGCCGGCGAGCTTTCGAGGTTCCGCGAATCGTGCAAGAATCCACCTCGCGATAACGTACCGGCCAGCAAGGAGACGCTGCTGGATGCGAAGGAAACGAAGCCGCGGTTGAAGAACAGCTCGAAAAGCAGACGATTCACCTTTCAATCGACGGTGAGGCAAATCGAGAGGCGCAGGTTGGCCGAGAAGCTATCGAGGGAGGCAGAGGCGAAGGAACGTCAGAGGAAAGGGGAGCTGGAAGCGATGCGGAAAGTCGAGGAGGAGTTTCAGCGTAAACGGGCCAAGGAGAAGGCGAGCATCAGGCAGCAGTTGCGCCTGTTCAAGGAGATGGAAGAAAATTTCAA TAGCCTGCCGCCCGCGCCCGTCCAATGGGATGGTTCGCAGCTCTCTCGTGCCGATCCGGACGGTGCGCCTTCTTCCACCACCTCCTCTCCGACTTGGTTGCCAGCCGGTCAGCTACCGGCCAACCCCGGCAAGGGCCCCGCGAGCAACGAGGGGTCGCGAACGAAAAAAGGCGCCGTTGGCTCGCGCTCGGGCGTGGGTTCCGCTTCCGCTTCCCCCTCCGCTTCCGCTTCTCATTccgcttcggcttcggcttctgCTTCCACCTTGGACCCGAAACAACGTCGCGGCGAGCGAAAAGCCTACCGACCGAAATATTACGACTGGGCACCGGACAGCTCCTTGCATCTAGAATACAAACAAACCACTGTCCACCCAAAGATCGTTTGCGATATACCTAAGAGCTCGCCCGTTTTCGTCCACGTGAATCCAGTTCATCCTGCCAAGCCGGCAATCTCCAACACAACTCCCAGATCCGACAACTATAG GAAAGATTTCGCGCACGGTACGGTGATAGCTAGGTCCTCATTTGCGAGCAGCGACAGCGAACTCTCGCAGCCGAACACGAGACCGCATTCCAGGCGAACCGGAATCAAAAGCAAACCGCATCGATCTAG GTCCGCTAGTCCGGAACGAAGGGAGGATGCGGCTATCTCGGACCAGGAGATTCTGCTGGGTCCAGCGAAATCGGCCACGAATCCTGCGCACGATTTTTTACTAAGCGGAGTGCAACCCTTTACGAAAGAGAAGACGTACCGACCGATTTCCTTCAACCCTCAGCCGCCTCCGCTCATTCCGAGTTGA